Proteins from a single region of Bdellovibrio bacteriovorus HD100:
- the uvrB gene encoding excinuclease ABC subunit UvrB, producing MASAYKKNFQLVSEFKPSGDQPKAIEQIAENFNAGLKHQTLLGVTGSGKTFTMAHTIANLNQPALVLAPNKTLAAQLYAEFKELFPHNAVEYFVSYYDYYQPEAYIPSTDTYIEKDSAINEQIDRMRHSATRSLFDRRDVIIVSSVSCIYGLGSPEAYEGMMIQIVSNTSMKRDHLLRELIRIQYQRNNVDFSRGTVRVRGDNVEIFPPYEEERAVRVEFFGDYIERLSWIDPLTGQILEELDQIGIYPGSHHVTSDDSLKRAIKTIQDELRDRLVQLNQEMKLLEAQRLEQRTYYDIEMMEQMGFCQGIENYSRHMTGRGPGEPPPTLLEYFPKDFVTFIDESHVTVPQIGGMYRGDRARKMNLVEHGFRLPSALDNRPLNFQEFEAMMDKVVYVSATPGTYELQKSEGVIVEQIIRPTGLIDPIVEVRPVKHQVDDLLKEIRIRVSKQERVLITTLTKRSAEDLTEYYENLGIKVKYLHSEIDTMERMEILRDLRLGVFDVLVGINLLREGLDIPEVSLVGITDADKEGFLRSERSLVQTIGRAARNLNGRVILYGDTVTESMEKAINETERRRRIQSEYNEAHGITPQSVKKRIRDGLGEMFDGTVSTPLGGENKSAAIMQKFAQQPEKIQQEITKLRARMKELSANLEFEEAAKIRDEIKRLQIVELNVRSGEIEQESAEVVKDGLK from the coding sequence ATGGCCTCTGCATATAAAAAGAACTTTCAATTGGTGTCCGAGTTTAAACCTTCCGGTGATCAGCCGAAAGCAATTGAGCAGATTGCTGAAAACTTCAACGCAGGTTTGAAGCACCAGACACTGCTGGGTGTGACCGGGTCGGGCAAGACCTTCACGATGGCGCACACCATTGCAAACTTGAATCAGCCCGCGCTGGTGCTGGCTCCGAATAAAACTTTGGCAGCGCAATTGTATGCGGAGTTTAAAGAACTGTTCCCGCACAATGCCGTGGAATACTTTGTCAGCTATTACGATTACTATCAGCCGGAAGCTTATATTCCTTCCACTGACACCTATATCGAAAAAGATTCGGCTATTAATGAACAAATCGATCGCATGCGCCACTCGGCGACACGTTCATTGTTTGATCGTCGTGATGTGATCATCGTCAGCTCGGTGTCATGCATTTATGGTTTGGGTTCGCCCGAGGCCTATGAAGGCATGATGATCCAAATCGTCTCCAACACCTCGATGAAGCGCGATCACCTGCTGCGTGAGTTGATCCGTATTCAGTATCAGCGCAACAACGTGGACTTCTCGCGCGGAACAGTGCGAGTGCGCGGCGACAATGTCGAAATCTTCCCTCCGTATGAAGAAGAGCGCGCCGTGCGTGTTGAATTCTTCGGCGACTATATCGAGCGCCTTTCCTGGATTGATCCTTTGACCGGGCAGATTCTGGAAGAACTTGACCAGATTGGTATTTATCCGGGAAGTCACCACGTCACCAGTGATGATTCATTAAAACGCGCCATTAAAACCATTCAGGATGAACTGCGCGATCGTCTGGTGCAGTTGAATCAGGAAATGAAACTGCTTGAAGCCCAGCGACTGGAACAAAGAACTTATTACGACATCGAGATGATGGAACAAATGGGTTTCTGCCAGGGGATTGAAAACTATTCCCGCCACATGACGGGGCGGGGGCCGGGGGAGCCTCCTCCGACGCTGCTTGAATATTTCCCGAAAGATTTTGTTACTTTTATCGACGAGTCCCACGTCACTGTGCCCCAGATCGGGGGGATGTATCGCGGGGACCGTGCGCGCAAAATGAATCTGGTCGAACACGGCTTCCGTCTGCCGTCAGCGCTGGACAACCGTCCTTTGAACTTCCAGGAGTTCGAAGCCATGATGGACAAGGTTGTCTATGTGTCGGCGACGCCGGGCACTTATGAGCTGCAAAAATCCGAAGGGGTTATTGTTGAGCAGATCATCCGACCGACCGGTTTGATTGACCCGATCGTGGAAGTTCGTCCGGTAAAACATCAGGTCGATGATCTGCTGAAGGAAATCCGCATCCGCGTCAGCAAGCAAGAGCGTGTCCTGATCACAACCCTGACCAAACGCTCGGCCGAAGATCTGACCGAGTACTATGAAAATCTGGGCATCAAGGTCAAATACCTGCACAGCGAGATCGACACCATGGAGCGAATGGAAATCCTGCGCGATTTGCGTCTGGGGGTTTTCGACGTTTTGGTGGGGATCAACTTGTTGCGAGAGGGCCTGGATATCCCTGAGGTCAGCCTTGTGGGAATTACCGATGCCGATAAAGAGGGCTTCCTGCGTTCAGAAAGATCCCTGGTGCAAACCATCGGTCGTGCGGCCCGCAACCTGAATGGCCGGGTGATTCTGTACGGAGACACCGTCACTGAAAGTATGGAAAAAGCCATCAATGAAACCGAACGCCGCCGTCGTATCCAGAGTGAATACAACGAGGCCCATGGTATTACGCCTCAGTCTGTGAAAAAACGCATCCGTGATGGTCTGGGCGAAATGTTTGATGGAACAGTTTCCACACCATTGGGTGGTGAAAACAAGTCCGCCGCCATTATGCAGAAGTTTGCGCAACAGCCCGAGAAAATCCAGCAGGAGATCACCAAACTTCGCGCCCGCATGAAAGAGCTTTCTGCGAATCTCGAGTTTGAGGAAGCCGCGAAGATCCGCGACGAAATCAAACGACTGCAGATTGTGGAGCTGAACGTGCGCAGCGGGGAGATCGAACAGGAAAGTGCGGAGGTCGTCAAGGATGGCCTCAAGTAA
- a CDS encoding penicillin acylase family protein, producing MKTLKRSLLVFFILVTVFCLGVYFFMRQSLPPMEGTLPLKGLTKPVTVIRDQYGIPHIKASTKKDALKALGFVMASERLFQMELSRRMTQGTLAEVFGELALPSDKLYRSLMLRRSVERMLEKEKAEGRFDQTMWDEMEAYFEGVNQYISTQKAPYEMALVGIKPQPFSPLDAYIMTGHMAYSFGIALKADPLMTELAGKLSPESFQGLRNVPLKAPLKISGLQGGFTPFELLTENLFTASFEGSNAWLIGPGRSQSGKSIFANDPHIGFSHPATWVEAHIQTPEFELYGHYLPLVPFAILGHSRQHAWGFTMSLSDDMDLYAETLNKEKKTAVFMGKEVPYQEWTETIKIKDADDLVLNMIETNHGPIMDETLKRKGLALKWAYHRPENNPMKALFEMGKAPNMADFEKALQYGTAPGLNVMYADAKNIAWWIFGDIAIKKNPNSDMILDGASGLDEYERVLAWADKPHMVNPENGIIVTANSRPEGIAENIRGDWQSDDRYQTLVRALGEKDLWSADDVRTLQTDNFNYKTRELLDKLNDHLQLDEAQNLKYENELNALKNWNLRSDTQSVEASLYHQWNNELVLLLLKDVPEEMKATYLTTPYAWAFYERAVLDDSSPWWKDRNQDQLITQAFLNAIEKVQDIPWGELHTVEYKHPLGRSFPLDHFFNLGPYPMPGAYNEINNNKMRGLGGDFQVVAGPSTRRVIDFARPQTSWGINPIGISGHMLSPFYKDQVQMFLDGKYRPQYMAAEDIEKNKKYELTLTPQ from the coding sequence ATGAAAACACTCAAACGAAGCCTTCTCGTATTCTTCATCCTGGTTACCGTCTTCTGCTTGGGGGTTTACTTCTTCATGCGTCAGTCCCTGCCTCCTATGGAAGGCACCTTGCCTCTTAAAGGGCTGACGAAGCCCGTGACCGTAATTCGGGATCAATACGGCATTCCTCACATCAAGGCGTCCACCAAAAAAGATGCCCTGAAAGCACTGGGCTTTGTCATGGCCAGTGAAAGACTTTTCCAAATGGAGCTGTCCCGTCGCATGACCCAAGGGACGCTGGCCGAGGTCTTTGGTGAACTGGCCCTTCCCAGCGACAAACTGTACCGCAGCCTGATGCTTCGCCGCTCTGTTGAGCGCATGCTTGAAAAGGAAAAAGCCGAAGGCCGCTTTGATCAGACCATGTGGGACGAGATGGAGGCTTACTTTGAAGGGGTGAATCAGTACATCAGCACTCAAAAGGCCCCTTATGAAATGGCTTTGGTCGGAATAAAACCCCAGCCCTTCTCACCATTGGATGCCTATATCATGACCGGTCACATGGCCTATAGCTTTGGTATTGCCTTGAAAGCCGATCCCCTGATGACCGAACTTGCCGGAAAGCTGTCTCCGGAATCCTTCCAGGGCCTTCGCAATGTGCCATTGAAAGCACCTCTAAAAATATCCGGTCTTCAGGGGGGATTCACGCCATTTGAACTGCTGACCGAAAATCTTTTCACGGCTTCCTTTGAAGGCAGCAACGCGTGGCTGATCGGACCAGGCCGCTCGCAGTCTGGCAAAAGTATCTTCGCCAATGATCCTCACATTGGTTTTTCTCACCCCGCAACCTGGGTTGAAGCGCATATTCAGACTCCAGAATTTGAACTTTACGGCCACTATCTGCCCTTGGTGCCGTTTGCAATCCTGGGCCACAGCCGGCAGCACGCCTGGGGCTTCACCATGTCGCTTTCTGACGATATGGATTTGTACGCTGAAACTCTGAACAAAGAAAAAAAGACCGCCGTCTTTATGGGTAAGGAAGTTCCTTATCAGGAATGGACTGAAACCATCAAAATCAAGGATGCGGACGATCTGGTGCTGAACATGATCGAGACAAATCACGGTCCCATCATGGATGAAACCCTGAAGCGCAAAGGTCTGGCGTTGAAATGGGCTTATCATCGCCCGGAAAACAATCCGATGAAAGCCCTTTTTGAAATGGGCAAAGCGCCGAACATGGCGGACTTTGAAAAGGCTCTGCAATACGGAACGGCCCCCGGCTTGAATGTCATGTATGCGGATGCGAAAAATATCGCGTGGTGGATCTTTGGTGATATTGCGATTAAGAAAAACCCGAACTCGGATATGATTTTGGATGGAGCTTCGGGCCTGGATGAATACGAGCGTGTGCTCGCATGGGCTGACAAACCCCACATGGTGAACCCTGAAAACGGTATCATCGTCACGGCCAATTCCCGCCCCGAAGGAATCGCTGAAAACATTCGCGGCGACTGGCAGTCCGACGACCGCTATCAAACCCTGGTGCGCGCCTTGGGCGAAAAAGACCTGTGGAGTGCTGATGACGTGCGCACCCTGCAAACAGATAACTTCAACTACAAAACCCGCGAGCTCCTGGACAAACTGAACGATCATCTGCAACTGGATGAAGCGCAGAATCTGAAATACGAAAATGAACTCAATGCCCTGAAAAACTGGAATTTGCGTTCAGACACCCAATCCGTGGAAGCCAGCCTTTACCACCAGTGGAACAACGAACTGGTATTGCTGCTGCTCAAAGATGTGCCGGAAGAGATGAAGGCCACCTATCTGACCACTCCCTATGCCTGGGCCTTTTATGAGCGCGCCGTTTTGGATGATAGCTCGCCTTGGTGGAAAGACCGCAATCAGGATCAACTGATCACGCAAGCCTTCCTGAACGCGATTGAAAAGGTGCAGGACATCCCCTGGGGGGAACTGCACACGGTGGAATACAAACATCCGCTGGGTCGCAGCTTCCCACTGGATCATTTTTTCAACCTGGGACCTTACCCGATGCCGGGTGCTTACAATGAAATCAACAACAACAAGATGCGCGGGCTTGGTGGTGACTTCCAAGTGGTGGCCGGCCCATCCACTCGTCGTGTGATTGACTTTGCCCGCCCACAAACCAGCTGGGGCATTAACCCTATTGGCATCTCCGGACATATGCTGTCACCATTCTACAAAGACCAGGTGCAGATGTTCCTGGATGGAAAATACCGCCCGCAATACATGGCGGCCGAAGACATTGAAAAAAACAAAAAGTACGAACTGACACTGACACCCCAATAA
- a CDS encoding DUF3617 domain-containing protein produces MKFLILLTALCTASTTFAAFDIKPGLWEVKMQMTLDGKAFDPMAEMNKALEQLPPEQRKKMEAMLAGSDKIPVTKNGYRICYTADMLKNPNKVMEGTKACTTKITTQTAKKLAGTFDCPKDDAKGDFEWNAKSSNEYEGLMNGKTSKGGNTQVRYQGKFISADCGKVKPVL; encoded by the coding sequence ATGAAGTTTTTGATTTTGCTCACCGCACTTTGCACAGCTTCCACAACATTTGCAGCCTTTGATATCAAACCAGGCCTTTGGGAAGTGAAAATGCAGATGACTTTGGACGGAAAGGCCTTTGATCCCATGGCTGAAATGAATAAAGCCCTGGAACAACTGCCACCGGAGCAAAGAAAAAAGATGGAAGCCATGCTGGCAGGATCTGACAAAATCCCCGTCACAAAAAACGGTTATCGCATCTGCTACACAGCTGACATGCTGAAAAATCCCAACAAAGTGATGGAAGGCACCAAGGCCTGCACCACCAAGATCACCACCCAAACAGCAAAAAAACTGGCGGGAACTTTTGACTGTCCTAAAGACGACGCCAAGGGTGACTTTGAGTGGAATGCCAAATCCAGCAATGAATACGAAGGGCTGATGAACGGCAAAACCAGCAAAGGCGGCAACACTCAAGTCCGCTATCAGGGTAAATTTATTTCTGCTGATTGCGGCAAAGTGAAGCCTGTACTTTAG
- the cysS gene encoding cysteine--tRNA ligase, which translates to MLKIHNSQSKQLEDFTPLTPGQVKMYVCGPTVYNFLHVGNFRGPVVFNMVRNWLEHLGYKVTYALNFTDVDDKIINRANELGMSPTELSEKYIAEYKKDFASLGLRPHDMNPKVTEHMDDIRSMVESLVSQKKAYEAQGDVLYSIESFKDYGKLSGRNTDDLLAGARVEVDEKKRNPMDFALWKAAKPGEVSWPSPWGPGRPGWHIECSAMIKNLFGDQIDIHGGGMDLIFPHHENEIAQSEGCTGKAFVKYWMHNNMLNFGGQKMSKSLGNIVTMREFLEMYNAEIYKWMILSAHYRTLSDFGDEAVERAVGGLSRVYSALSMAESYLTPEVTQEDAAFAKITQDAWKKVEEAMNHDFGTPDAFAAMFEVVRQFNAQVRRGMKANPAIQGKALAFHNFVRKMGSMMSLFQEPAHAFLIKLDDMLLKKMNLERSAVDALVAERGEARAAKDFAKSDELRAKITALGISVSDTPEGSFWEVTK; encoded by the coding sequence ATGTTGAAGATTCACAATTCCCAAAGCAAGCAGCTTGAAGATTTCACACCACTGACGCCGGGACAGGTGAAAATGTATGTGTGTGGTCCGACGGTGTATAACTTCCTGCACGTGGGGAACTTCCGCGGGCCGGTAGTCTTTAACATGGTTCGCAACTGGCTGGAACATCTGGGTTACAAAGTGACCTACGCCCTGAACTTCACGGACGTTGATGACAAGATCATCAACCGTGCGAACGAGCTGGGTATGAGTCCGACGGAATTGTCTGAAAAATACATCGCTGAATACAAAAAGGATTTTGCGAGCCTGGGCCTTCGCCCGCACGACATGAATCCGAAAGTGACTGAGCACATGGACGACATCCGCTCCATGGTGGAAAGTCTGGTCAGTCAGAAAAAAGCCTACGAAGCGCAAGGCGATGTTCTTTACTCCATCGAATCCTTCAAGGACTACGGCAAACTGAGTGGTCGTAACACCGACGACTTGCTGGCGGGAGCGCGAGTGGAAGTCGACGAAAAAAAGCGCAACCCAATGGACTTTGCTCTGTGGAAAGCGGCAAAACCGGGTGAAGTGTCCTGGCCATCTCCTTGGGGCCCGGGTCGTCCGGGCTGGCACATTGAGTGCTCGGCGATGATCAAAAATCTTTTCGGCGATCAAATCGATATTCACGGGGGCGGCATGGACTTGATCTTCCCGCACCACGAAAATGAAATCGCGCAAAGTGAAGGCTGCACCGGCAAAGCCTTCGTAAAATACTGGATGCACAATAACATGCTGAACTTCGGCGGACAGAAAATGTCCAAGTCCTTGGGGAACATCGTGACCATGCGAGAATTCCTGGAGATGTATAACGCCGAGATCTACAAATGGATGATCCTGTCTGCGCACTATCGCACCTTGAGTGACTTTGGTGATGAAGCCGTTGAGCGCGCCGTCGGCGGGTTGTCCCGTGTGTACTCTGCGCTTTCCATGGCTGAAAGCTATCTGACTCCGGAAGTGACTCAGGAAGATGCTGCTTTTGCGAAAATCACGCAAGACGCCTGGAAGAAAGTGGAAGAAGCCATGAATCATGACTTCGGAACTCCGGACGCGTTTGCGGCGATGTTTGAAGTGGTTCGTCAGTTCAATGCCCAGGTTCGCCGTGGCATGAAAGCGAATCCTGCGATTCAAGGCAAAGCGCTGGCCTTCCATAACTTCGTTCGTAAAATGGGATCGATGATGAGCTTGTTCCAGGAGCCGGCTCACGCGTTCCTGATCAAGCTTGATGATATGTTGCTGAAGAAAATGAACCTGGAAAGATCTGCAGTGGATGCTTTGGTTGCAGAACGGGGTGAGGCTCGCGCAGCGAAGGACTTTGCGAAGTCTGATGAATTGCGCGCGAAAATCACGGCATTGGGTATTTCTGTCAGCGACACTCCGGAAGGCAGCTTCTGGGAAGTGACGAAGTAA
- the gltX gene encoding glutamate--tRNA ligase, giving the protein MSSKISPHVRVRFAPSPTGYLHVGGARTALYNYLFAKKNGGEFILRIEDTDEARSTQESLRGVVDDLVWLGLKWDEGVDPVTLKDVGPNGPYRQSERLHIYKEIADQLLKEGKAYYCFMTEEDIEKQKAAAGSFAHLVSPYQDWTLDQALERLKTGDKAVVRFKTKNLVKDYIFTDLVRGEVKFPSDMVGDFVLLRSDGMPVYNFCCVVDDHLMKMTHVFRAEEHLPNTLRQLMIYEAMNWPTPEFGHMALILDEDRQKLSKRKGAVACGQLKDEGYLASAVLNFIALLGWSDPQGREILSVKDMLEVFDISRLNPSGAIFDRVKFKWMNAQHLRALPNAELWQAVAPFLARENMDLPTDPAWQSKSLDLFKPYMEILADAIELYRPLNDKSYVILPEADETLKWESTKAVLTSWKNLLQAHPSDYMTEEEFLKMQDEVKNQTGSKGKHLFMPIRVAVIGKPHGAELKTLVPLMKKSSLVARAEQALAKV; this is encoded by the coding sequence ATGTCCTCGAAAATCTCTCCGCATGTTCGTGTTCGTTTTGCCCCATCCCCAACGGGTTATCTGCACGTGGGGGGCGCAAGAACCGCTCTTTATAACTATCTTTTTGCCAAGAAAAATGGCGGCGAGTTCATCCTGCGCATCGAAGACACGGACGAAGCCCGTTCCACTCAAGAATCTCTGCGTGGGGTGGTGGATGACCTGGTTTGGCTGGGTTTGAAATGGGACGAAGGCGTGGACCCGGTGACGTTGAAAGACGTGGGCCCGAATGGTCCTTACCGTCAAAGTGAGCGTCTGCACATCTACAAAGAAATCGCCGATCAGCTTTTGAAAGAAGGCAAAGCCTACTATTGCTTCATGACCGAAGAGGACATTGAAAAGCAAAAAGCCGCAGCCGGAAGCTTCGCGCACTTGGTGTCGCCTTACCAGGATTGGACTTTGGATCAAGCCCTGGAAAGACTGAAAACCGGCGACAAAGCCGTGGTTCGCTTTAAAACCAAAAATCTGGTGAAAGATTATATCTTCACTGACCTTGTGCGTGGTGAAGTCAAATTCCCATCCGACATGGTGGGGGACTTTGTTCTGCTTCGTTCTGACGGCATGCCGGTTTACAACTTCTGCTGCGTGGTCGATGACCACCTGATGAAGATGACTCATGTCTTCCGCGCGGAAGAACATCTGCCAAACACCCTCAGACAGTTGATGATCTATGAGGCAATGAACTGGCCAACACCAGAGTTCGGTCACATGGCTTTGATTCTGGATGAAGACCGCCAAAAACTTTCCAAGCGCAAAGGCGCGGTGGCTTGCGGTCAGTTGAAAGACGAAGGTTATCTGGCCAGTGCCGTATTGAACTTTATCGCGTTGCTGGGCTGGTCTGATCCTCAGGGGCGCGAAATCCTGTCTGTGAAAGACATGCTGGAAGTGTTTGATATTTCCCGTTTGAATCCGTCGGGTGCGATCTTTGACCGTGTGAAGTTCAAATGGATGAATGCGCAGCACTTGCGTGCTTTGCCAAATGCAGAGTTGTGGCAAGCAGTCGCGCCATTCCTGGCTCGTGAAAACATGGATCTGCCAACGGATCCGGCATGGCAAAGCAAGTCTTTGGATTTGTTCAAGCCCTACATGGAAATCCTGGCTGATGCGATCGAGCTTTATCGTCCATTGAATGACAAGTCTTATGTGATCTTGCCGGAAGCCGATGAAACCCTGAAGTGGGAATCCACGAAAGCGGTTCTGACTTCCTGGAAAAATCTGCTGCAGGCGCATCCTTCTGACTATATGACAGAGGAAGAATTCCTGAAGATGCAGGACGAAGTGAAAAACCAGACCGGTTCCAAAGGCAAACACCTGTTCATGCCAATTCGTGTGGCGGTGATCGGGAAGCCTCACGGAGCTGAATTGAAGACTCTGGTTCCTTTGATGAAAAAATCCTCGCTGGTGGCTCGCGCAGAGCAGGCCCTGGCAAAAGTGTAG
- a CDS encoding CarD family transcriptional regulator, with translation MQTFDVGDNAVYPGYGVVKVVSIETKEMLGTKTTFYNMQLVDTGLKIMIPTTNVKSAGLRPIISKSEASRVVGILKEKDIKIDNQTWNRRYREYMEKIKTGSVFEIAEVLRDLFLLKADKELSFGERKMLDSARSLLLKELTLATSQEELFKEEEVKAIFGITG, from the coding sequence ATGCAGACGTTTGATGTCGGTGATAATGCAGTTTATCCTGGATACGGCGTTGTTAAAGTGGTTTCTATTGAAACCAAAGAGATGCTTGGTACTAAGACGACGTTCTACAACATGCAGTTGGTGGACACGGGTCTGAAGATCATGATCCCTACCACGAACGTAAAGTCCGCGGGTTTGCGTCCTATCATCTCCAAATCCGAAGCATCCCGAGTTGTTGGAATCCTTAAAGAAAAAGACATCAAGATCGACAATCAGACATGGAATCGCCGTTATCGCGAGTACATGGAGAAGATCAAAACGGGTTCCGTATTCGAGATTGCTGAAGTTTTACGCGATTTGTTCCTTTTGAAAGCGGACAAAGAGCTTTCCTTCGGTGAGCGCAAGATGCTTGATTCTGCGCGCAGTCTGCTTCTGAAAGAGCTGACTTTGGCGACCAGCCAGGAAGAGCTGTTCAAAGAAGAAGAAGTAAAAGCGATCTTCGGCATCACGGGTTAA
- a CDS encoding S8 family serine peptidase: MNHLVKGITVSTVAAVLSVSAAQAGTVLKFNAGAIDTNKLTSNYAASWMMEAKATEYIVQFKKAVTEKDKAALKAQFEVFGYLPDDALVVRGIYSDLVTFKTNHPGVQAVVKYAGNYKVSNSFAPASVFTKDNMVAVLVNTFKSHEVEVIASKIEKMDVKVAVQVVDGKHITALIPRGLVPAVAALTGVEHVQPAPVIESLHFAMDEDLADQVSATAAGDYSDLTGDESGTRLMNFDAAWAMGYAGKGQTVSMADTGLDSGNTGAIHQDFAGGVISGYPFGLWSKSWSDPMGHGTHVAGSVMGRGTASKGLLKGGAYEANMVAEGMWSPMMKNLSVPSKLGDLFEKAFADGARIHTNSWGGARTFGAYDNFAVQVDEWSYANPDMLILFAAGNSGADKNKDGRIDSNSMASPGTAKNVLTVGASENVTKSGGIQVPISKLRAAKDEWPSEPIYSSYISDNGNGLAMFSSRGPTTDGRTKPDIVAPGTNVLSVFSQEKDASPLWGAYNKDYVWSGGTSMATPLAAGAAAIARQVLVEKLGMKNPSAALMKATMLHTAVDMYPGQFGEIGAARGQEILTRRPNSDEGYGRVDVANIANLGGATQFVDNRQGVAQGAEVSYEFTLNAPGSLYANLVWTDAPGSANAAQALVNDLDLVLTLPNGQTLSMNDHINNLEMIEKSGLPAGTYKLTVKGFKVPQGKNGAQAYALVYTAK, from the coding sequence ATGAATCATCTTGTGAAGGGCATCACGGTCTCTACGGTCGCGGCAGTTCTTTCTGTCAGCGCGGCACAAGCAGGCACGGTATTGAAATTCAATGCTGGCGCTATCGACACCAACAAACTTACCAGCAACTACGCTGCTTCCTGGATGATGGAAGCCAAAGCCACTGAATACATCGTTCAGTTCAAAAAAGCGGTTACTGAAAAAGACAAAGCAGCTTTGAAGGCTCAGTTTGAAGTGTTCGGCTATCTTCCGGATGATGCTTTGGTTGTTCGTGGGATCTACTCTGATCTTGTGACTTTCAAAACCAACCACCCTGGTGTTCAGGCTGTGGTGAAATACGCTGGCAATTATAAAGTCAGCAACTCCTTTGCTCCAGCCAGCGTCTTTACTAAAGACAACATGGTTGCAGTCCTTGTGAACACTTTCAAATCCCACGAAGTGGAAGTGATCGCCTCTAAAATTGAAAAAATGGATGTTAAAGTAGCGGTTCAAGTTGTTGATGGAAAGCACATCACTGCTTTGATTCCTCGCGGACTTGTTCCGGCGGTGGCTGCTTTGACAGGTGTTGAGCACGTTCAGCCGGCTCCAGTGATTGAATCCCTGCACTTTGCGATGGATGAAGATCTGGCAGATCAGGTTTCTGCAACTGCAGCGGGTGATTATTCAGACCTGACGGGCGATGAGTCCGGCACTCGTTTGATGAACTTTGATGCAGCTTGGGCCATGGGCTACGCAGGTAAAGGTCAGACTGTTTCCATGGCGGATACGGGTCTTGATTCCGGTAACACCGGCGCGATCCATCAGGATTTCGCAGGCGGCGTGATCTCGGGTTATCCTTTTGGTTTGTGGTCTAAATCATGGTCTGATCCAATGGGTCACGGAACTCACGTTGCCGGATCTGTGATGGGTCGTGGGACCGCTTCCAAAGGTTTGCTGAAAGGCGGCGCTTACGAGGCGAACATGGTTGCTGAAGGCATGTGGTCCCCAATGATGAAGAACTTGAGTGTTCCATCCAAACTAGGGGATTTGTTTGAAAAAGCCTTCGCCGATGGCGCTCGTATCCACACCAATTCCTGGGGTGGTGCTCGTACCTTCGGTGCTTATGACAACTTCGCAGTTCAAGTGGATGAATGGTCATACGCGAACCCGGACATGTTGATTCTGTTTGCGGCTGGTAACAGCGGCGCAGACAAGAACAAAGACGGCCGTATTGATTCCAACTCCATGGCTTCTCCAGGCACGGCAAAGAACGTTTTGACTGTGGGCGCTTCTGAAAACGTCACCAAATCCGGTGGTATTCAGGTTCCTATCAGCAAACTTCGCGCAGCCAAGGATGAATGGCCTTCAGAGCCGATCTACAGCTCTTATATCTCTGATAACGGCAACGGTTTGGCGATGTTCTCGTCCCGTGGCCCGACAACAGATGGTCGTACGAAGCCTGATATCGTGGCTCCGGGGACTAACGTTTTGAGTGTGTTCTCTCAGGAAAAAGACGCTTCTCCGCTTTGGGGCGCTTACAACAAAGACTATGTTTGGTCTGGTGGTACGTCCATGGCGACTCCGCTGGCTGCGGGGGCGGCGGCGATTGCTCGTCAGGTGCTTGTTGAAAAATTGGGCATGAAAAACCCATCGGCGGCTTTGATGAAAGCCACCATGCTTCACACGGCTGTTGATATGTACCCAGGTCAGTTCGGTGAAATCGGCGCGGCTCGCGGTCAAGAGATCCTGACTCGTCGCCCGAACTCGGATGAAGGTTACGGTCGCGTGGATGTGGCTAACATCGCCAACTTGGGCGGTGCTACTCAGTTTGTCGACAACCGTCAGGGTGTGGCTCAAGGAGCTGAGGTTTCTTACGAATTCACTTTGAATGCGCCAGGCAGCCTGTATGCGAACCTTGTTTGGACGGATGCTCCGGGTTCTGCGAATGCGGCCCAAGCTCTGGTGAACGACTTGGATTTGGTTCTGACTTTGCCAAATGGTCAGACCCTGAGCATGAACGATCACATCAACAATCTTGAGATGATCGAAAAGTCCGGCCTGCCGGCGGGCACTTACAAGTTGACTGTAAAAGGCTTTAAAGTTCCGCAAGGGAAGAACGGGGCTCAAGCTTACGCTCTAGTTTATACGGCTAAATAG